CAATTTTATCGGGTGGGCGGCTATGCGGCGGTTAAAGTCGATGTGCGGATTATTGCCGCCACGCACCAGAATCTTGAGCTGCGGGTGCAGGAAGGCAAATTCCGCGAAGACCTCTTTCACCGCCTGAATGTCATTCGCGTCCATTTACCTCCGCTACGTGAGCGCCGTGAAGATATTCCTCGTCTGGCGCGCTACTTCTTACAGGCTACCGCCAAAGAGCTGGGCGTTGAACCCAAAAATCTTCATCCGGAAACGGAAACGGCGCTAACAAGACTGCCGTGGCCGGGTAACGTGCGTCAGTTAGAGAACACCTGCCGTTGGCTGACGGTGATGGCCGCCGGACAGGAGGTGTTGATTCAGGATTTACCGCCTGAGCTGTTCGAAACAACTGCGCCTGATGCCACGGTACATATGCTGCCGGATAGCTGGGCAACCTTGTTAGCGCAGTGGGCGGACAGAGCGCTACGTTCCGGTCATCAAAACCTGCTGGCGGAAGCCCAGCCGGAAATGGAAAGAACCTTGCTTACCACGGCACTGCGCCATACGCAGGGTCATAAGCAGGAAGCCGCGCGTTTGCTGGGTTGGGGGCGTAATACCCTTACCAGGAAGCTGAAAGAACTGGGCATGGAATAACCGACACAGCGATTGTTGATACCGCCATTCGTCACAACAACGGGTAAACAGCCTGGGAAGTGAGGATGCCGGTCACTTTTTAAGGGGGAAATACGGTGATGAGGACGCCTCGCACCGTGGCCGCCCCCGATATCTCGATTCTTAGCCGGGATCGAGATGACCCAAAATGGGACGATGACGAAAACGCAAACTACCGCACGAAATTGTCGTTAATTTATACTTTACATGCCCCAAGTCAGCAGTATGATCGTGTCGCTGATTCGGGAGGAGTACTATGCTGGATTCATTAATTTCCATGGTGACACATGGCGCTGAAATAGGCAGTGCGGCAAGCCATACGCCGCAGACGGCTATCGCAGCAATACTGTGTGCCGCTCTGATTAACTTCTTTAGTTAATGTTCAGGCCATGCTGTTGGCCTGAATCTTGACTAAAGACGTCTGAAACAGCCGCGTAAAGCGGCTGTTTGTTTTTAAATCACCTTAGAAAATTGCCGCGCCCGCATTTTGTCACGCAGATAGATATCGAAGCACATACAGATATTGCGAATCAGCAAACGTCCTTTCGGCGTCACCGCAATGCCGGCGTCCTTAATCTCGACCAGGCCATCCTGCGCCAATGGGGCCAGCATTCGTAAATCTTCAGCAAAATACAAGCGGCAATCAATACCGTATAACGCTTCGATCGCCGCATAATCCAGTTGGAAATTACAAATCAGGCTTTTGATCACGTCACGTCGAATACAGTCATCGTGCGTCAGGCGCAGCCCACGCCACAAGGCGTCGCCATGCATGCGAACCTTGTCATAGTAGGCTTTCAGCACCTTCTCATTCTGCATGTAATTATCACCGATCATACTAATCGCCGATACGCCCATACCCAACAGATCGCTATCCCCCTGGGTCGTATATCCCTGGAAATTACGATGTAATTTCCCAGCCCGCTGAGCAATCGCCAGTTCATCATCCGGGCGGGCAAAGTGGTCCATCCCGATAAACTGATAGCCAGCCTGGGTTAAGATGGCGATGGTTTCCCGCAGAATATCCAGCTTTTGCGCCGGGGTTGGTAAATCCGCTTCTTTTATTTTCCGCTGG
This window of the Brenneria goodwinii genome carries:
- a CDS encoding YshB family small membrane protein, with the protein product MLDSLISMVTHGAEIGSAASHTPQTAIAAILCAALINFFS